Proteins co-encoded in one Acidobacteriota bacterium genomic window:
- a CDS encoding transposase: MFPLAVQVFKGNTSDPATAGSVVEKLRHRFGLSRVVLLGDRGMLTQARIREQVQPSGLEWITALRGPAIRQLVESGAVQMSLFDDEDPAGAPPSNRSDWTR, encoded by the coding sequence TTGTTTCCTTTGGCCGTCCAGGTCTTCAAGGGCAACACCTCCGACCCGGCCACCGCGGGATCGGTGGTCGAGAAGCTGCGCCACCGCTTCGGGCTCTCCCGGGTGGTCCTGTTGGGGGACCGGGGGATGCTGACTCAGGCGCGGATCCGCGAGCAGGTCCAGCCCTCGGGACTGGAATGGATCACCGCTCTGAGGGGGCCGGCCATCCGTCAATTGGTGGAGTCCGGAGCCGTGCAGATGTCGCTGTTTGACGACGAGGATCCGGCTGGTGCGCCGCCATCCAACAGGAGTGACTGGACCCGGTAG